CGACTCGGCCCGCCAGGCCCTGAAGGTGCTCGGGACCTCGCGGTCGCTCGGACCGCTGATGGTGCAGGGCGTGGCCATCTTCACGCTCGCGCGCATCTGCCAGGTCAACCTCTTCCAACCGCTGCTGCTGGAGAAGGACCTCCCCGTCGCCGATCACGGTGCGGTGCTGTCGGCGATGACGGTCGCGGAGGCCGTCGGATCGGCCCGGACCGGCTGGTTGCGCGGCAGGCTCTCCGACACCTCGGTGGTGACCGTGCTGAGCGTGGTCATGGCGCTCACTCTCGCGGCCACCACCCTGTCGGGGGCGCTGGGCACGATCGTGTGGCTGTGCGTGTTCGCCGCCGCGGCGGGCCTGGCGTACCCGGTGCAACGCAACCTGATCAACGCGGCCATCCCGCCGACCCCGTACCGGGCGACCCTGCTGTCGGTGGAGTCCATCATCGACCGCGGCGTGTGCGCGCTGGTGGCGCTGGCCGTCGGCGCCTACCTGGCGGCGGACCGCCTGGACGCGCTCCTCGTGCACGCGGCGGTGGGCACCTGCCTGCTGCTGCTCGTCGTGGGCGTCGTCCTGCGGCGGCTGCGTCGTGACGGGGTGCGGCAGGCCGTCGGTCAGCCCTGACAGGGCGGGACGGTGGCGCGCGGGGGCCACACCCCCGTGTCGAGGATGCCGAGGGTGTAGGCGCGGGCCACCAGGGCGGGGCGTGATTCCGCGTCAAGTGCTCCGCGCAGTCGGCGCAGGTGGTAGTCCAGCGCCTGGCGGGAGAGTCCCAGGTCGGTGGCGATGGCTCCGTTGGACCGGCCGGCCGCCATCAGGGCGAGGACCCGCAGTTGCACGGGGCTCACCCGGGCGGGCGCGTCGAACCCGACGCTCAGCGAGGTCAGTACGGCAGAGACCCGGTCGGGAGCACCCTGGCGTCTGACCACCGCGAGATCGGCCCGCAGGACCTTGCTCTCGCCCGAGGCCGTGGCGCAGACCACGGAACACGTGCGCCGGGACGCCTTTCCGGCGACCAGGTCCACCCACGCGCGCCGCACCGTCCGGGCGTCACCGCGCAGGTGTCCGAGGGCGCGGGTGCCCTCCAGGGAGGCGCGGTCGCCCCCGAGCAGTTCCGCGACTCCCCCGCTGACCCGCTGTATCCGGCCCCGCAGGTCCAGGGTCACGATGGCCAACCCCGAGCGCTCCCACAGGGCGTGGAGTTCCTCGGCGGCGACGGCCTTGTCCTCCAGCGCCCTTGCCTGGTCGGTGACGTCGGTGTAGATCCCGCCCACGCGCAGGCCCCGGCCGTGGTCCAGGACGAATCGGTGCCCGGTGACCTGGCGGGGTGTCCCGTCGGGGTGCCGGAAGACGAGGGTGTGGCGGACCGGCCGGCGGGACGACAGCACCTCGCGGTCCAGGGCCCGGAACATGGCGGCGTCGTCGGGGGCGTCGATCTCCTCCACGGTCCGGCCGACCACGGCGTGCGACTCCATGCGGTAGAGGTGGGCGTAGGCGGCGTTCACCCACAGGTACCGGCCCTGTCCGTCGCGGATGAAGGCGGGCGCGGGGGCGTACGCGGCGAGGGCCTCGAACCATCGCGCGGCTTCGGGAACGTCCCGGTCGCCGCCCGCGCCCCGCGCGGACTCCCCTCCTCGTGCCGGCTCCCCGCCCCCGCCGGCCGCCGGCCGTACCTGCCCGTGCTCGTTCTTCGCGTACATGCCTGTTTCTGTCTCTCGGGTCTCCGCTCGCGACTCGCCCTCCCCGGGACGGGGTCGCTCCCGTCGGGCGTGCGTGCGCACGGTGTGTCGCGCGTCGATGACGCTCCGGACGGGAGGTCAACTTAACCGGTTTTGAGCGAAGTTGCGGGCACGGCAATCGGAATGTCCTGTTCCCGCCCTTCCCGAACACCCCCGCCCCGACACGGGACTTGGTCCAGACCTATTGACCGTCGGTCGGGACCTCCCTACCGTCTGGTCCACCACCCCACGCACCTCCCCGGGTTCCCCACAGTCCAGGAGGCACCTCACCATGCTCTCTCGCGGTACACGCCTGTTGTTGGCCGGCCTGGCCACCGCCCTCGCCTTACCGAGCCTGATCGCGGCCACCCCGGCCTCCACCTCGGCCTCCACCTCGGACCCGGCCCCGCGGGCCGACACCTGCGCCGTCAAGTCGAGGCCCGCGGGAAAGGTCCTACAGGGCTACTGGGAGAACTGGGACGGGGCCGCCAACGGCGTGCACCCGCCGCTCGGTTGGATCCCGATCACCGACAGCCGCATCCGGAGTCACGGCTACAACGTGATCAACGCCGCGTTCCCGGTCATCCGCTCGGACGGCACCGTCCTGTGGGAGGACGGGATGGACTCCACGGTGAAGGTGGCCACGCCGACCGAGATGTGCCAGGCCAAGGCCTCCGGCCAGACCATCCTGATGTCCATCGGCGGCGCGGCGGCGGGCATCGACCTCAGCTCCGCCGCAGTCGCCGACCGGTTCGTCGCGACGGTCGTGCCGATCCTGCAGAAGTACAACTTCGACGGCATCGACATCGACATCGAGACCGGCCTCGTCGGCAGCGGAAGCATCACCACGCTGTCGGCCTCGCAGGCCAACCTCATCCGCATCATCGACGGCGTGCTCGCCCGAATGCCCTCGAACTTCGGCCTCACGATGGCACCCGAGACGGCCTACGTCACCGGCGGCAGCGTGGCGTACGGCTCGATCTGGGGCGCCTACCTCCCCATCGTGAAGAAGTACGCGGACAACGGCCGCCTGTGGTGGCTGAACATGCAGTACTACAACGGCAGCATGTACGGCTGCTCGGGCGATTCCTACTCCGCGGGCACCGTGCAGGGCTTCACGGCGCAGACCGGCTGCCTGAACAAGGGTCTCGTCATCCAGGGCACCACCATCAAGGTCCCGTACGACAAGCAGGTCCCCGGACTCCCGGCCCAGCCGGGCGCGGGCGGCGGTCACATGACCCCGACCCTGGTGGCGCAGGCCTGGAACAAGTACGGGAACGGCCTCAAGGGCCTGATGACCTGGTCCGTGAACTGGGACGGCGCCAGGAACTGGACCTTCGGAAACAACGTCAAGGCGATCCAGGGCCGCTGACCGACGACCGGCCCCACCCGGCCACCCGGGCCCCGCCCGGGGACGACGCTCGACCGAGGCGCCGCACGCGCCCCGGTCGGGCGTCGCCCTCTTTGCGGGGGCAACACCGCGACCGTCGCCGCCGCGGCGGAGCGGCACGGAAACCTCGCGACTGCGCAGCGTGATCATCAGATTGCCTGCCGAATGGTCACCCCTGCCGCCGCCCCGGGCCTCGAAGCCGCCCACCTGCGGGTTTACGTTCGCCAATGCTTGCCTTTGTCAACTTTTTAGCTCAATACATCCCTCCCGGTTTGCGTGGAGCAACCAACCACTTTTACGGTTGCCTGAAGCAACGATGCAGGAGGTGCGATGGCCGAGCGGGCGCAGTACGAGGAATTGGCTCGCGAGCTCAGTGCCATCGGCGCCGTCAAGAGGGACCTGGGGCGGATCCTGCCCCAGGACTGCCCGGCCGGATCCGCCGCCGTGCTGCACCTTCTCGGCCGGCACGGGGACATGCGCATGAGCAGGCTCGCCGAGCTGCTCTCCGTGGACATGTCCGTCACCAGCCGACACGTCGCACACGTCGCGGACCGGGGCTGGATCGAACGGCGCCCCGACCCGGCCGACAAGCGCTCACGCATCCTGCACCTCACCGCCGCCGGAGGGGAACAGCTCGACGAGCTCTCCCGACGCTCCTCTCAGTTGCTCGCCGACCGGTTGAGCGACTGGTCCGACGAGGAGGTGGGCCGGCTCGTCCGGCTCATGTCCCGGCTGCGCGAGAGCTTCGGTGACTGCCGCTCCGGCGGCGTGCACCGCACACGACCGAACTGATCACCCGTACACCGCACGAAGAACGTTAGGAAGCCCATGGCAACGACCACACCAGCCGGTGTGCGGGGCTCTCACGCCAAGCACGGAGGCGGCCACGACGGCGCACCGATGACGCACCGGCAGATCATGGAGGCGCTCTCCGGGCTGTTGCTCGGCATGTTCGTCGCGATCCTGTCGTCGACGATCGTCTCCAACGCCCTGCCCGAGATCATCGGCGACCTGGGCGGCGGCCAGTCCGCCTACACCTGGGTCGTCACCGCCGCACTGCTCTCCATGACGGCCGCCACCCCCCTGTGGGGCAAGCTCTCCGACCTGTACAGCAAGAAGGCGCTCGTCCAGATAGCCCTGGTCATCTACGTGCTGGGATCGGCCGCCGCCGGCCTGTCCCAGAACGCGGGGATGCTCATCGCCTGCCGCGTGGTCCAGGGCATCGGCGTCGGCGGCCTGTCCGCCCTCGCGCAGATCGTGATGGCCGCGATGATCTCCCCGCGCGAGCGCGGCCGCTACAGCGGCTACCTCGGCGCGACCTTCGCCGTCGCCACCGTCGGCGGACCGCTCCTCGGCGGCGTCATCACCGACACCGACTGGCTCGGCTGGCGCTGGTGCTTCTACGTCGGCGTGCCCTTCGCGATCATCGCGCTGATCGTGCTCCAGAAGACCCTGCACCTGCCCGTCGTCAAGCGCGAGGTCAAGGTCGACTGGGGCGGCGCGTTCTTCATCTCGGCCGCCGTGTCGCTGCTGCTGGTGTGGGTCACGTTCGCCGGCGACAAGTACGACTGGATCTCCTGGCAGACGTTCGCCATGGTCGGCGGATCGATCGCCCTCGGGCTGCTGTTCGTGCTCGTCGAGTCCAAGGCCGCCGAACCGATCATCCCGCTGCGCCTGTTCCGCAACCGCACCATCGCGCTGTCGTCGATCGCCTCGCTGTTCGTCGGTGTCGCGATGTTCACCGGCACGGTGTTCTTCAGCCAGTACTTCCAGCTGGCCCGCGACAAGTCCCCGACCATGTCGGGCGTGATGACGATTCCGATGATCGCCGGTCTGTTCGTCTCCTCCACCGTCTCCGGCCAGGTGATCACCAAGACCGGCAAGTGGAAGGCGTGGCTGCTCTGCGGTGGCGTGCTGGTGACCGCGGGTCTGGGCCTGCTCGGCACGATCCGCTACGACACCGAGTACTGGCACATCGCGATCTTCATGGCGCTGCTGGGCCTCGGCATCGGAATGATGATGCAGAACCTCGTGCTGTGCACGCAGAACCAGGTGGCGCCGTCCGACCTCGGGTCGGCCAGCTCCACGGTGACCTTCTTCCGTTCCCTCGGCGGCGCGATCGGCGTCTCCGCGCTCGGCGCGGTGATGGCCAACCGGATCACCCACTACGCCCAGGACGGGCTCGCCACCCTCGACCCGAAGTACGCGGCGGCCGCCGCCGGTTCCAGCTCCGGCAGCAGCATCCCGGACATGGACAGCCTGCCGGGCCCGCTGCGCACCGTCATGGAGAGCGCGTACGGCCACGGCATCGCGGACGTCTTCCTGATCGCCGCGCCGCTCGCACTGATCGCCTTCCTCGTCACGATCTTCATCAAGGAGGTCCCGCTGCGGACCTCGGGCGGTCTGGAGCAGGCCGCCTCGCCCGTCGAGGCGGGCCCGGGACGCGGCGACGACGTCGCGGTCCCCGCGTCCGTGACGACCTCGGCGTCGCGGCTCGCCGAGACCGGCGGCGTAGAACGCACGGCGCGGAACGAGACCGCGACCGAAGCCGGACCCGGCACGGACGACGCCGAGCCCGGGACGACGCAGCAGTCGACCGTCGTCACCGCGGTGGCGACCGAAGGGACCGGTCCCGTGAACGGTGGTACTCCGGTGGGCGGTTACGTGCGCGGCTCCGAGAGCGCGCCCGTACCCCGGGCGGCCGTGACGCTGATCTCCCTCGCGGGACGCCAGCTGGGCCGGTCGGTCTCGCGTGCCGACGGCTCGTACGCCGTGGACGCGCCCGGCTCGGGCTCGTACGTCCTGATCGCCTCGGCCGACGGCTTCCAGCCGCAGGCGTCCACGATCGTGGTCAACGGCGCGCCGGTCGCGTACGACATCCTGCTGAGCGGTACGAGCGGGCTGAGCGGTCTCGTCCGGGCCGCCGGGAGCGGTGACCCGGTCCAGGACGCGATGGTCATCGTGACCGACGTCCGCGGTGACGTGTTGGCGTCCGCGACCACCGGCGAGCAGGGAGAGTTCTCCTTCGTCGAGATGGTGCCGGGCTCGGTGACCATCGCGGTGAACGCCCTCGGGCACCGCCCCGCGGCCCTGCCCGTCGAGGTCGGCGGCGCCGGCGTCACCCGGGTCGAGGTCGAGCTCAGCCCCGGCGCACGGGTCCAGGGTGTCGTACGGGCGCCGCACGGCCCGCTCGGCGACGCGCGGGTCACGCTGATCGACACGGCGGGCAACGTCGTCGACACGGCGAGGACCGGCGCGGACGGCGCGTACGCCTTCACCGACCTGG
This region of Streptomyces sp. NBC_00513 genomic DNA includes:
- a CDS encoding helix-turn-helix transcriptional regulator, with the protein product MYAKNEHGQVRPAAGGGGEPARGGESARGAGGDRDVPEAARWFEALAAYAPAPAFIRDGQGRYLWVNAAYAHLYRMESHAVVGRTVEEIDAPDDAAMFRALDREVLSSRRPVRHTLVFRHPDGTPRQVTGHRFVLDHGRGLRVGGIYTDVTDQARALEDKAVAAEELHALWERSGLAIVTLDLRGRIQRVSGGVAELLGGDRASLEGTRALGHLRGDARTVRRAWVDLVAGKASRRTCSVVCATASGESKVLRADLAVVRRQGAPDRVSAVLTSLSVGFDAPARVSPVQLRVLALMAAGRSNGAIATDLGLSRQALDYHLRRLRGALDAESRPALVARAYTLGILDTGVWPPRATVPPCQG
- a CDS encoding chitinase, which encodes MLSRGTRLLLAGLATALALPSLIAATPASTSASTSDPAPRADTCAVKSRPAGKVLQGYWENWDGAANGVHPPLGWIPITDSRIRSHGYNVINAAFPVIRSDGTVLWEDGMDSTVKVATPTEMCQAKASGQTILMSIGGAAAGIDLSSAAVADRFVATVVPILQKYNFDGIDIDIETGLVGSGSITTLSASQANLIRIIDGVLARMPSNFGLTMAPETAYVTGGSVAYGSIWGAYLPIVKKYADNGRLWWLNMQYYNGSMYGCSGDSYSAGTVQGFTAQTGCLNKGLVIQGTTIKVPYDKQVPGLPAQPGAGGGHMTPTLVAQAWNKYGNGLKGLMTWSVNWDGARNWTFGNNVKAIQGR
- a CDS encoding MarR family winged helix-turn-helix transcriptional regulator, translated to MAERAQYEELARELSAIGAVKRDLGRILPQDCPAGSAAVLHLLGRHGDMRMSRLAELLSVDMSVTSRHVAHVADRGWIERRPDPADKRSRILHLTAAGGEQLDELSRRSSQLLADRLSDWSDEEVGRLVRLMSRLRESFGDCRSGGVHRTRPN
- a CDS encoding MFS transporter, translating into MATTTPAGVRGSHAKHGGGHDGAPMTHRQIMEALSGLLLGMFVAILSSTIVSNALPEIIGDLGGGQSAYTWVVTAALLSMTAATPLWGKLSDLYSKKALVQIALVIYVLGSAAAGLSQNAGMLIACRVVQGIGVGGLSALAQIVMAAMISPRERGRYSGYLGATFAVATVGGPLLGGVITDTDWLGWRWCFYVGVPFAIIALIVLQKTLHLPVVKREVKVDWGGAFFISAAVSLLLVWVTFAGDKYDWISWQTFAMVGGSIALGLLFVLVESKAAEPIIPLRLFRNRTIALSSIASLFVGVAMFTGTVFFSQYFQLARDKSPTMSGVMTIPMIAGLFVSSTVSGQVITKTGKWKAWLLCGGVLVTAGLGLLGTIRYDTEYWHIAIFMALLGLGIGMMMQNLVLCTQNQVAPSDLGSASSTVTFFRSLGGAIGVSALGAVMANRITHYAQDGLATLDPKYAAAAAGSSSGSSIPDMDSLPGPLRTVMESAYGHGIADVFLIAAPLALIAFLVTIFIKEVPLRTSGGLEQAASPVEAGPGRGDDVAVPASVTTSASRLAETGGVERTARNETATEAGPGTDDAEPGTTQQSTVVTAVATEGTGPVNGGTPVGGYVRGSESAPVPRAAVTLISLAGRQLGRSVSRADGSYAVDAPGSGSYVLIASADGFQPQASTIVVNGAPVAYDILLSGTSGLSGLVRAAGSGDPVQDAMVIVTDVRGDVLASATTGEQGEFSFVEMVPGSVTIAVNALGHRPAALPVEVGGAGVTRVEVELSPGARVQGVVRAPHGPLGDARVTLIDTAGNVVDTARTGADGAYAFTDLDSGEYTVIATSYPPVATALSVGVRGVDDHDIELAHPGE